One Streptomyces sp. L2 genomic window carries:
- a CDS encoding enoyl-CoA hydratase/isomerase family protein produces the protein MSAAGEPVLLRTTGRVARITLNRPRALNALDHEMVRRVDAALTAWEHDPAVEAVVVTGAGERGLCAGGDIRAVHDDARDGDGAASAAFWRDEYRLNARIARYPKPYVAVMDGIVMGGGVGISAHGDVRVVTERSRIAMPETGIGFVPDVGGTHLLALAPGELGTHLALTGARIGAADALLCGLADHYLPSTALDAFLDDLADRPVPDALAGHVQPPPRGELADRREWIDACYAAGTVEEIVGRLLAYDDPAAKEAAETLLTRSPTSLKVTLAALRRARGLGSLERVLDQEYRVSCAALRSPDLVEGIRAQIIDKDRNPRWSPPTLAEVTDADVERFFAPLGEHELGLAESG, from the coding sequence ATGAGCGCCGCCGGGGAACCCGTCCTGCTCCGCACCACCGGCCGGGTCGCCCGCATCACCCTCAACCGGCCCAGGGCCCTCAACGCCCTCGACCACGAGATGGTCCGACGCGTCGACGCGGCGCTGACCGCGTGGGAACACGACCCGGCCGTGGAGGCCGTGGTCGTCACGGGTGCGGGGGAGCGCGGCCTGTGCGCGGGCGGCGACATCCGTGCCGTGCACGACGACGCCCGCGACGGCGACGGCGCCGCCTCGGCGGCGTTCTGGCGCGACGAGTACCGCCTCAACGCCCGCATCGCCCGCTACCCCAAGCCGTACGTGGCCGTCATGGACGGGATCGTGATGGGCGGCGGGGTCGGCATCTCCGCGCACGGCGACGTCCGGGTCGTCACCGAACGGTCGCGGATCGCCATGCCGGAAACCGGCATCGGCTTCGTCCCGGACGTCGGCGGCACCCACCTGCTCGCCCTGGCCCCCGGCGAACTGGGCACGCACCTGGCGCTGACCGGCGCGCGGATCGGCGCCGCCGACGCCCTGCTCTGCGGTCTCGCCGACCACTACCTGCCGTCCACCGCCCTGGACGCCTTCCTGGACGACCTCGCCGACCGTCCCGTACCCGACGCACTGGCCGGCCACGTGCAGCCGCCGCCGCGAGGGGAGTTGGCGGACCGGCGCGAGTGGATCGACGCCTGCTACGCCGCCGGCACGGTCGAGGAGATCGTCGGCCGGCTCCTCGCGTACGACGACCCGGCCGCCAAGGAAGCCGCCGAAACCCTGCTCACCCGCTCACCCACGTCCCTCAAGGTCACCCTCGCCGCCCTGCGCCGCGCCCGGGGTCTCGGCTCGCTGGAGCGCGTCCTCGACCAGGAGTACCGCGTCTCCTGCGCCGCACTGCGCAGCCCCGACCTGGTGGAGGGCATCCGCGCCCAGATCATCGACAAGGACCGGAACCCGCGCTGGTCGCCGCCCACCCTGGCCGAGGTGACCGACGCGGACGTCGAACGCTTCTTCGCTCCGCTCGGCGAGCACGAACTCGGCCTCGCGGAATCCGGCTAG
- a CDS encoding cytochrome P450: MATTPLDLSAGEPARGSAMDDRIGQAGEVCAAGTPGCPAANRGGILHHGAGDPTPLYAHLRACHPVFHDPLLDVWVVSRHQDVVRAFRDTPRDFTNQRTFEPLCPLAPQAQAVLAATAMAPAASSLDPPEHTRLRQTVNAAFPTTGRRVNGVDSLLQARATAHATALAGRPSRGGDLVADYARPLCLATLGHLTGVPDTHHPAIAAQAAAMTVLVADRLTPARQAEAAHAFSDLWAFCQTLVHDTPRLAPGSLLPTLLAHRPTNGAALTPDEAASVLMEMLITTAEVMPKLITNTLHRHLGPREHPERPQPSGLRALHRTELIDRAIADTLRHATPLIGWLRATTRPLHLADTPVPAHAKLMLLLGSACQDAPPTAPTPVFGAGIHYCPGARYALRLTRHALAALTRACPDLTLTEPVTHGPGSTTPWPLNALTRGPAQLSATW, translated from the coding sequence ATGGCCACGACACCGCTCGATCTCTCGGCCGGCGAGCCGGCCCGCGGCTCCGCCATGGACGACCGCATCGGACAGGCCGGTGAGGTCTGCGCCGCCGGGACGCCCGGCTGCCCCGCCGCGAACCGGGGCGGCATCCTGCACCACGGTGCGGGCGACCCCACCCCCTTGTACGCGCATCTGCGCGCGTGTCATCCCGTCTTCCACGACCCCCTGCTCGACGTGTGGGTCGTCTCGCGCCACCAGGACGTCGTCCGGGCCTTCCGCGACACCCCGAGAGACTTCACCAACCAGCGGACCTTCGAACCCCTGTGCCCGCTGGCTCCGCAGGCACAGGCCGTCCTGGCGGCCACGGCCATGGCCCCGGCCGCCAGTTCGCTCGACCCGCCCGAACACACCCGCCTGCGCCAGACCGTCAACGCCGCCTTCCCCACCACCGGACGGCGCGTGAACGGCGTCGACAGCCTCCTGCAGGCCAGGGCGACGGCCCACGCCACCGCCCTGGCCGGACGCCCCTCCCGCGGTGGGGACCTCGTCGCCGACTACGCCCGGCCCCTGTGCCTGGCCACCCTCGGCCACCTCACCGGCGTACCGGATACACACCACCCCGCCATCGCGGCCCAAGCCGCGGCGATGACCGTGCTCGTCGCCGACCGACTCACCCCCGCCCGGCAGGCGGAAGCCGCCCATGCCTTCTCCGATCTGTGGGCCTTCTGCCAGACCCTCGTGCACGACACGCCCCGCCTCGCCCCCGGCAGCCTCCTGCCCACCCTGCTCGCCCACCGGCCCACGAACGGGGCCGCCTTGACTCCCGACGAAGCAGCCTCCGTTCTGATGGAGATGCTCATCACCACCGCCGAGGTGATGCCCAAACTCATCACCAACACCCTCCACCGCCACCTCGGCCCGCGTGAGCACCCCGAGCGCCCTCAACCATCCGGCCTCCGCGCACTCCACCGCACCGAGCTCATCGACCGGGCCATCGCCGACACCCTGCGCCACGCCACTCCCCTCATCGGCTGGCTACGGGCCACCACCCGCCCACTCCACCTCGCCGACACCCCCGTCCCCGCCCACGCCAAACTCATGCTGCTCCTCGGCTCCGCCTGCCAGGACGCCCCACCCACAGCCCCCACCCCCGTCTTCGGCGCCGGCATCCACTACTGCCCCGGCGCCCGCTACGCCCTGCGCCTGACCCGCCACGCCTTGGCCGCCCTCACCCGGGCCTGCCCCGACCTCACCCTCACCGAACCCGTCACCCACGGCCCGGGGAGCACAACACCCTGGCCCCTCAACGCGCTCACACGCGGGCCGGCCCAGCTCAGCGCCACCTGGTGA
- a CDS encoding peptidylprolyl isomerase: MNRALMTALATAALVASGGGTTASATSSDAPPRTTHGPCQYTRTPDEPAARPVPLPPDPRHTPAHGTVGVAVPTSQGPLPLRLDRAEAPCTVQSFLHLARHRFYDRTVCHRLTSYPTLKVLQCGDPTGTGEGGPGYKYKDELPVDLPPAPNDPTGVRRLYGRGLLAMANAGPDTNGSQFFVVYGDSSLRPDYTVFGTVGAAGLKTLDKIAAGGVEPTTDDPAPVDGTPALRTELLKVRQSHHRH; this comes from the coding sequence ATGAACCGAGCTCTCATGACCGCGTTGGCGACAGCGGCGCTGGTCGCGTCCGGGGGCGGCACCACCGCCTCCGCCACCTCTTCCGACGCCCCGCCGCGCACCACGCACGGTCCCTGCCAGTACACCCGGACCCCGGACGAGCCCGCGGCGCGCCCCGTCCCCCTGCCGCCGGACCCGCGGCACACGCCCGCACACGGCACGGTCGGCGTGGCCGTCCCGACCAGCCAGGGCCCGCTCCCGCTGCGTCTGGACCGCGCGGAGGCGCCGTGCACGGTCCAGAGCTTCCTGCACCTGGCACGGCACCGGTTCTACGACCGTACGGTGTGCCACCGGCTGACGTCGTACCCGACGCTGAAGGTCCTGCAGTGCGGCGACCCGACCGGCACCGGCGAGGGCGGCCCCGGATACAAGTACAAGGACGAACTGCCGGTGGACCTGCCGCCGGCACCCAACGACCCGACCGGCGTCCGCCGCCTCTACGGCCGCGGCCTGCTGGCGATGGCCAACGCCGGTCCGGACACGAACGGTTCGCAGTTCTTCGTCGTCTACGGCGACTCCTCGCTCCGCCCGGACTACACGGTCTTCGGCACCGTCGGCGCCGCCGGCCTGAAGACCCTCGACAAGATCGCCGCCGGCGGCGTCGAACCGACCACCGACGACCCGGCGCCCGTCGACGGCACACCCGCCCTGCGGACCGAACTGCTCAAGGTCCGCCAGTCCCACCACAGGCACTGA
- a CDS encoding methyltransferase domain-containing protein: MVAGPAGAGGAAASTFDVLGGTYEETHGRIPELLASLDWLISRLPERAKVLDLGSGTGRPTAQRLAEAGHEVLGCDVSATMVDLARSRVPAARFEQVDLRELPDEPDGWDAVTAYFPLLQMSRADIAATVRRVGTWLKPGGLLALATIPADAEDFELTWMGQVCRASSFPAPAFLDLVREAGLHIAHARTSVFRPDFAAAGEEEHLFVHAVKPGGPDVPSHALAGPYPLPTSYRGPHALGQDGWLGMEARFERHDISVVADALAGNTRVLDIGGGTGAVVKEITARLGACTTVEPHLDRERSMRPLTRDGVTVVPGRAEDLPVPDNAVDAAVATWVLHYTDAPRRAVREMVRVVDTAHPEARIVLVQGAPDNELIDLWNRTCAPLTGQGRDHQGYLLTLAARELAAGGFTDISFTRAPVDVVFPENGPEAKAEAAAQALAEFWSTGDPAPARLREALLPLMREHFATGTDRFNDDGVLLVARPRPAL, encoded by the coding sequence ATGGTTGCAGGACCCGCGGGGGCCGGCGGCGCCGCGGCTTCTACGTTCGACGTGCTGGGCGGCACTTATGAGGAGACGCACGGGCGGATCCCCGAACTCCTCGCCTCACTGGACTGGTTGATCTCCCGCTTGCCGGAGCGGGCGAAAGTGCTGGACCTCGGCAGCGGAACGGGGCGCCCGACCGCGCAACGGCTGGCCGAGGCCGGGCACGAGGTGCTCGGCTGCGATGTGTCGGCCACCATGGTGGACCTTGCCCGTAGCCGGGTCCCGGCCGCACGCTTCGAGCAGGTCGACCTCCGTGAGCTGCCGGACGAGCCGGACGGCTGGGACGCGGTGACCGCGTACTTCCCGCTGCTGCAGATGTCCCGGGCCGACATCGCCGCCACCGTGCGCCGGGTCGGCACCTGGCTCAAGCCCGGCGGGCTGCTGGCCCTGGCGACGATCCCCGCGGACGCCGAGGACTTCGAACTGACCTGGATGGGCCAGGTGTGCCGGGCCTCCAGCTTCCCCGCCCCGGCGTTCCTGGACCTGGTGCGCGAGGCCGGCCTGCACATCGCGCACGCCCGGACCAGCGTCTTCCGGCCCGACTTCGCCGCCGCGGGCGAGGAAGAGCACCTCTTCGTCCACGCCGTCAAACCCGGCGGCCCCGACGTCCCGTCGCACGCCCTGGCCGGTCCCTATCCGCTGCCCACCTCCTACCGGGGACCGCACGCGCTGGGCCAGGACGGCTGGCTGGGTATGGAGGCCCGCTTCGAACGCCACGACATCTCCGTCGTCGCCGACGCGCTGGCGGGCAACACGAGAGTGCTCGACATCGGCGGCGGCACCGGCGCGGTCGTCAAGGAGATCACCGCGCGGCTGGGCGCGTGCACGACCGTCGAACCGCACCTGGACCGCGAGCGGAGCATGCGGCCTCTCACCCGCGACGGCGTCACCGTCGTGCCCGGGCGCGCCGAGGACCTGCCCGTCCCCGACAACGCGGTGGACGCGGCGGTGGCCACCTGGGTGCTGCACTACACCGACGCCCCACGCCGAGCGGTGCGGGAAATGGTCCGCGTCGTGGACACCGCGCATCCCGAAGCCCGGATCGTCCTGGTGCAGGGCGCCCCGGACAACGAGCTCATCGACCTGTGGAACCGCACCTGCGCGCCTCTGACGGGCCAAGGCCGCGACCACCAGGGCTACCTGCTCACCCTCGCCGCCCGGGAACTCGCCGCGGGCGGGTTCACCGACATCTCCTTCACCCGCGCACCGGTCGACGTCGTCTTCCCCGAGAACGGACCGGAGGCCAAGGCCGAGGCGGCCGCGCAGGCCCTGGCCGAATTCTGGAGCACCGGCGACCCCGCCCCGGCACGCCTGCGCGAGGCCCTGCTGCCTCTCATGCGCGAGCACTTCGCCACGGGGACCGACCGGTTCAACGATGACGGCGTGCTCCTCGTGGCCCGGCCCCGGCCCGCACTCTGA